The DNA sequence CGGTGGCATAGCGGTTATCCACCATTTTTCCTATGGCAAAAGAAATGTTCTGCAAGTCCTGCACACAGTAAGGGAATTGGTGGGGGTGTCTAATAGACTTTCCTACAGCCTACAATCTATAGGTCTTTGTGAGTTAATATCAAATTTCTGAGTGCAGACTGTGCCATTAATTGGTTATACTGATCGTAGTACATTAAACAAGTGAGAGCTTCTTAAGAATTTACGAGGAGACTCAATCATTATGATGTGTTTTCCAGTGAGGAAAATATCACAGCTTCATTTTGAAGACATGGACAATCTGACATTGGTAAGATTTAGTGTTTTCATTTACCAGGGCAGATTCCACATCTGAAatactgaaaggaaaaaaaaaacatttcagattaTAAGACCATTGTGGCATAAACAAAACCCAATGAACCGATCAATCAGCAAGGCAACTAATCGCGGTGTAATGACTCGCTTCAACCTAATCTTGCTTCCTCCAAACAGGCGCTGACAAAAGCGAGAGATGTACCTTCGTTACAAGCAgtgctgtttttatttgctcTGAAAAACTAGCTAGCAAGCAGAGTTACTAAATACAACTAACTACTCTTAATACACCAATATGTCACAGACTACAAACACTGGAAAACACTGCAGGGAATTCACTTGTTATTCAAAAAGCCGCATGGTCCAAAAACGTTATTCTGGTAGACAATCCTGGGGTTTAGTAATAGGTTATACGTGGCCATTTTTATCTGTGGGAGTCTCTAAAGGAGTCGTCGGGTTTGTCCTTAAATAATGCAATCTGGCGTACACATACCACTGCCTGTCTATTGCCTGTTGACTGAGGCGTAAATGGTTAGCAAGATAGCTTAGCTGTCTAACCAGCTAGCTTGAGAGCCATTAATTAGCTATCCAAGTGAAGATACTTCGTTTTCCTTTATGTCTGGTATCTGATTGATTCACGTATTCTGCTATCCTATCgcacattacacatttaaacataGCTGTATGTGTTGTACAGTTATCTAGACATTTATGCGGGTTAAATTTAACTCACCAGCCCAACACCAGCCAGCTTCCGCCCGTAACCAGACCTTTTCCGGTTGTGATGGGTGTGGCTTGTATATGTAATGACGTAAACAGAAACAGTTCTGAAGTAGGGTGGATCTTGAAAGGAATAAAGATTCCTTTACTTAGATTTATTGAAAATCAAGATTTATTAAAAGTTGCTTAGAGATTAAAACGACACAAGGGTTCATGTCCAGAATACGCACAGAGTTAAAGTCAACTAGTTTTAGTATAAACTGTGGAAAATTGTTTCAAttgttttcaattttaaattatttcaatttTAATCTGTAGtaatttgctttaaataaaatgccCAAAACTGTTTAAATTGATTAGGACATGGAGATTGAATTCCTAAAACTAGTACAATTTATTGCACATTGCTCCAGGAGAAAAGTTAAAACAGGCAAAATTCATGATGTACCTCCAAAAATCAAGCCTTCACAAAATTCCTGATTTAACTCAAAAGCACATTGTATAGAAACAACAGTGAATAATTCCACCATGATTAGAAGAAATAACTGCATACAGCAATTGGAACAGCGATAACAGATTTTGACACAGTCATCTAAAAACCATTATAATAAGCCTGTGTTAACCACAGCCTCACTGGTGAAATCACAAATGCAGTCTGTAAGAGGTATCATAATACATGACTTCCAGACTTTTCATCCCACTGCTAAGGGGACATTCATTAAGAACACAATTCAGAAATAACATTCAGATTGCACTATTTTGCTTTcctgttaaaatatatacaaatttcATTCAACAGTTTTATATCCGATGATGTACAAACACAATGGCTGAATATGCGTAGTCCACTACATAATGGTGTAAAACGCATAAGTTTATTCACTTTCTTCTAAATGATGGCTCAATTAGCAGAAGATGGTAGCAATATTGTAGAATCCACTTCCCCTGAGATCCAAACATTAGAACCACTGCAGGGACTAAATCAGTGTAGCcagctgtgatgctgtgtgttcagtggttCCCTCATGCACGGTGTGATGGCCTTGACAGTGGCATTTATAATGGGGGTGTCTGTGAACTTGACCACACAGGGGCCGGGGGAACAGGGGGCTGCCTCCAGCTCCAGGATGGTGACGTTGTTCACAGCCCTGGTGCTGAGCACATGGGCCGGCACAAAGATGGTGACCTGGGGCCCACGGGATGGCCAGTACCGACCAAGGTTAAATCCATTGATCCACACCTGGCCCTGTTGGGGTGCAGCATGGAACACGGATGGAGAAAATACTGCCATGAATTTACTTATTCACCTGATAAGTGGATTATTCAGATTTAGCCATCATATGCAAAATAAGACTAACCATCGTATGCAAGATCAGACTAGGCCTAAAACTGAATTTATCCCTGCAGTGTATTAATAAGGTCCATGAGCCTAATTTATACAAACCTCAGGAACCACAACTCTGAAGAAATCAGACAGCCTGTTCAGAAATGTCCTTTCCTGCTAacttgtgtatgcatgtacacagCCAATCTGATAACTATCCCACCTTGCTCCAGTTAGGGAACTGGAGGTACGTGTCCTGAGGGAGATCGGGAATGCCGTCTGGGATCTGGAAGGTGCCGCCATAAAACGTGGGCTGGGAGAGGGCTGCAGGTGGAGGAGACGGGTTAGCAGAAGAGGACGCCCGACGAACGCCAGCCTCCCAGATCAGGCCGTCTCTCACTGCCTCGTCTATGCTCAGACTGTACACTGTCCAGTTAGTTAGCGTGTCTGCACCAAGGGTCAGGTTGGACACCAGGCCCTTCAGGCAGAGGGGGAGCAACAGGGGGAgcaacggggggggggggggggggacacaggacagggaaacaaagagacagaggtggcatttaataaaacaattttaacaatccttttttcccccccatttaaaatgttctaacttttctaacatttacattttcgaAACCATCAGTAAGGATGCGTGCCATCACTCTCAACCATTCGAACCTTGAAGTCGTTGATGCCTTTGCCATAGTTCACCCTTCCCATGTTCTCCACCAGGATGTGGATATGGCTGCCAGCTTTGCCTGTTACGTTGATGCTGATGGCTTTGTCCCTCTCCAGGATGCCAGCAACAACCTAACAAGGAAACTCAGTCTCATAGAAACCAACGAGCAGTTGTGCGGGGATACACTGGTAAGAATCTTTCGCTTAATTGTCATCGTTGACACCAATTTAAAAGGATTACAAGGACACTTTCCACCATACTCCTCtaaaagttcaagttcggtttatttgtcacgtacatagtcatacacggtataactcgcagtgaaatggtttgagagtgctctgtccaaactgaggaaaataaaaaaacgggtgcataaggaaatatttatatatatatatatatatatatatatatatatatatatatatatatatatatatatatatatatatatatatatatatatatatattattatagatAACTATAttgataattattattaaatatggtaaatggtgcattttaaaaagtaacaataACTGTATTTACTTCAAAAGAAGTAAATGACAGACAAGGcccaaacaaacattaaaaaacaacatgctCACCCCATCAATGGTGACATAGGCCCGGTCATGCACTCCATTAAAAGGGGAAGACAGAGGAGTAGGCTTTGAGCAGTCTATAGGAAGTGTAGTCTGATAAAGCATAAAGCCAAATGCCTGAAGAGAAAAAGCACCCACCCACCATCAATAACTCCAGTTATCCATGGCTCATgtattacaaaatgtaaaaacaatccttattcaaaaaataaaacacaaaagccCATGCTGTTATGAGCCATTATTGGTCATATTCATCCTCAAACTACAGGGAGCACAAAACATATTACAATGCAGTATCAATTCACTGGCCTACGACTGGCAATTTAGAATTTAAAAACActatttagaattttaaaaagcacatgcgcacccccaaaaaaatataaatacaaaaaacagaGGCTGGTCTCTTCTGTCAAGCAGGTGGTTTAAACCAAACAGTTTTAATAGATTACCTGATTGAGCTCGACAAAGGTGAGTGGGTAAGGAGATTTGACAGGTCCAGAAAATGATAGAATGTCCAGAGATTCAGAAACTGTCCGCAACTACAAAACCAGAGATGAACACTGTTCATAGGGCTAGATAATACTTTTTATGCAATAAATGTGATTATGGTTagaattggggaaaaaaaaatgtaaaagtacagCAGTAAGTAAAGATTAAAAGTCAGGTTTAATGGCATCCAggatatattactatattaacACTAGATTCTtcactcaaaaaaaacaaaaaaacaaaacccacaccttTTTCATCTCTACTGGTCCATATGCAAATTTAGGTGTAGACGGGGGCACCACTCCATCTGGAATCTTCTTGTACTATTTCAAAACAACAAAGTCACAAAAAGATTCAGGAAAGATGTTAGCATTTTATCtgtactgaatttttttttatcctttctACATCTATGTGAACGAAAGTGAATTctcaaacacaaatgtgttaGAAGAAAAAGCCATCTTGAATCTGTACCATTTTAATGACATCACGAACGGCAAAGTATTTTTCTGTGAGGTCTCCAGCCTCAGTGAGGAGGGCATCATAATCGTAGCTAGTGGGCTGAGGAGCATAGGGTGAGTTGGCACCTACAATCCCAAAATTTCAATTAGTACACAATGGTTTATTTTGTGACAGTAATTTGTCTGTCAATATGCATTGCAAAACCTACCATTCCAATAACCAAAATTGGTTCCACCAATAAACATGTATcttgaaaaggaaaacaaaacaaacagtctTAAATTAATGGATTCACCTATATTACAGACAATTGACTATCAGTTTCTGCTGATAATTTACAAATAACTTTAATAAACAGTTTCAACCCCAGTGATGCTGTATGGTGTcacttttaataatgttttttcgtctaataaaaaatgttcacTCACAGGTTTACATTAGCTCCGATTTCCAGCATCTCATTGAGGGATTTGACCACAACTGCTGTGGGGATCACAGAATGAGGCTCTCCCCAGTGATCCAGCCACCCTGTGTAGAACTCGGAATTCacctgaaaacaacacaaagcGATTAATCTGGCctaacatatatatttttaatttggcccacatttttctttcccctcccccctcgGTTGCATACAGTCAAATTAATGGAACCTCTCACCAGAGGGCCACGTGCTTCTGCATATCTCTGTGCTTCGAAAGCTGCAGTAACATTGCCACCTGTTCAGCAGaccaaatgcaaacaaatagcTATATTCATACACAGTACTAGTTGCATTCTCATACAGTCCATTCTGTAAATAACTTAATTTCTGACTATGGGCAAGATAGATCACCAAAGATGCCAATCAGATCTGAATAATTTGACTCTAGGCCAGATATTTCCACAAAAATGTGAACCAGATCTGACTCATTTATGCCCACAGACAATCAATGAAATCATAGTGAGACAGAAATTATTTCTTTTGGCAGCTGTCCTTGATTAGTTTGCGACTCCCTGcttcacattttccattttatacCTTTTTAAATACTTTCTTGAAATACTTTTTATTGCACTGTTTGAGTGACAGAGTTGACAGGAATAAATCAGTCACTCATAAAACATACAGCACTCATTGGAAAGAATTACCACTAACTCTGTAATAAATATATGGTGGCCTTCCTTCTCCAACTTTATTGTATAGATGGAGGCAAACATTTCTGACTGCATGTAAAGAATATCCCTAACACTCTGACTTGGGACTGCGGGGTTATGGAAGGCCCCCCTACTCACCAGGCCCAAAGTCCACAGTTGCGTAGGCGCCCTCCAATGCCCCGCACTTCAGGTAGCCTACGCTTGCACCATCCGTAGTGAACAGAACCACCTGCTCCCCTAGGTGAGAGCGAAATAGCTTTGCAAGGTGCCGGAGGTAGTTGTAGTCACAGGCGAAGTAGCTCCCGTATTCGTTTTCCACCTGTGAACCCGGGTCGCCAAGACACATTCAACGGGATTGTGACATAAATAGGCATGTGAGTAACATGCctgatgaaaaagaaagaaaaaaaaacagaatagcATAAAAACAATGCTTGGACTGGGAGATGGTAACTCCTTCAGAGTAACATATTGCCAAAACAAGGCACAGTGGTGTAGGGATGGAAATTATTCCAATTTTTTGGAATTTCTTATGACTATCAGTGCAACTGATTTGTAAATGAAGGTTTATCCAGCTGACTCACCTGGACTGTAATGATGGGTCCTCCATTCTGATAGAGGAAGGGCTTAATCATAGGCAACAGCTTGCCCATCCATTTGTCCACAGCTGTGATGTAGCCTAAACCGGAAAGAGTTCTGAAGTGCTGAAGTCATGGACAATAACCTCAAGCAACCTCATCATGAAAGACATCTGAATGCTGCATCAGGTTTAATCAGTAACTACCTGGATCTGACGAGCGAAGGAcaatgtctttctttttcagcaGCCAGGAAGGCAATCCCCCCTTGATTAAGCAATAAAGTTtggaaggggggaaaaaaaaaagttcttcatgtaaacatttcataacatCTTAACAAAACACACTTATCAATCCTTTCTGTTAAATCACGACTACCAATCACTTGCTGTCACAGACATCTTCCCTCCTACCCTCTCCGGGTCTGTCATGCTTCCCACCCTCCCTCACCATGTCCCACTCGGCGCAGATATAGGGGCCCGGCCGGAGGATGACCAGCAGGCCGATGTCCTGGCACAACTGCAGGAAGTGCGGCAGGTCCCGGTCTCCCGTGAAGTCATAGAGGCCTGGAGTGGGCTCATGGAAGTTCCATGGTATGTACCTGGCAGAAGAAAATGAAGTGCATGGCGGATGGGGGGGTGTGGGCTCACCTCCTTCATTCCtcaatgaaaaatataaatgccTAAACAGCACAGTTAGCCTGCTAAGCATTCAAGCAAAATGAATTATCTGCCTACGTTTGAATGGCATTGAGTCCAGCCATGTACATCTTCAGCAGTCGATCCTTCCAGTAGACCCTAGGGACCCTGCTGTAGTGGATACTGCCAGAAATGTAACGGAAGGGTTCCCCATCTTTGAGGAAACAGTCTTTTTTGTAGTCCACTGTAAAACTAGGACCAGCTGTGGCAAACTGGTGAACAGAAAGCGCAGGTTTACAGTAACCATGTCTGTTCCAAGGACCTGGGAATACTATATAGGTATACTTTTCACAATATTATAAATTAGTTGAGAGGCAATAATCAAATTCATAAGAACTTCAACTACTCTTTACATTCAGTATTTATGCCCTTCTAAGTTAGGTTCAGTTTTAAAGGAGAACAGAGGGCTGCCTTTAAAAGTCTATTAAACTCCGCCATAAAGTATGGTAGGTCACAAGACAGTAATATGACAGACCACATCAGGTTTGTTGAGCTTTATTTTCACTTCACCTCACTTGATTACAATTAAACAATCTCCAGTATAATACTTTTGGACAAGGATACCGGTGTTAAATTAATGCATCAGTTATTAATGCAGTTTGCCATTTTACAGTCAACAGACTGATCATTTCAACTCGCATATTCAGACAAAATGCTTGATAGCAACTCATTATAATATGTGCACAAATATGACTACTATTTACTAGACTATAAATTAGTTTCTTTGTATACATGTGGATAGTTAAATCAATCTGCTAATAAAAATAAGTTAAGCAAATCCAACCAAACATCGAAGAATTGCGAAAATAGCACATCATAAAAAAGTAGCAATCGGTTAAGACTTACTGgaactgtaataacacacaggaAGAGTAATATTGCGTCTCTTCTTGGAAGGACCATAGCTGCTCTATTGGTTTGTATCCTAGCTGTGTGACATGACTGAGTTTCAGCAACGCGGTGCGGAAGTAGAAATTGATCACGCGACTACTGCAATGTGACTCCCGGTCGCAAGGTGGCAATGCACGTAAATGTTCAACAAGCAGTTCTTCTCCACTTCTCCGACGTTGGATCGTCACCGGGAGCTCCACGTGTGGTTGTTTCGTTCGCTTTTTACGTTTTCAACTAAACGCAGCAAGTATCAACATGCCGACGTCTTCTCAAGAGGACTCGCCTCTAAACGAGACGGATCCTGAAACCTCGATACCGTCTCCAAACGTGATTCGGACGCGTAGTGGTCGCAGTTTACGGACTCCAGCTGCTATTCAGAAGTCGGAGGTGCCATGTCTTAAAACAACTAGCTGCCGTCCGAGAAAATCTGGACTCCGAAAACCTACTGAAGAGGTTCCCGCAGAGAACACCGACACCGACACCGCTCCCAGTCTAGAATCGGTCCACACAGACTCTGCTACATCTCCGTCTGAACCAGAAGGGCACCAGGTTTCGGTGTTATGTGGCGAAATTGCGTTGAACTCTGATCAGTCTGGTGAGGGCACCGCGGACACGCGTGTATCCATCGACACACTTAAAAGCAACAGAAAGACGACAAAGCATTCGCAGACGTGTGAAAAAGGGGGTCGGATGGTACCGCTCGGGAAACCCAAATCGGGACGAGTATGGAAAGACCGTAATAAGCAAAGGTGAATGACACGTTTTCAAGCTTGTATTTCCCTTTATTTATCATAACAAATTTACCGTCGTGTTTATGCATGTTATACAAGCACAGGTTTAAAACCTTTCATGCAGGGTGCTTGCACTACTTCGTGGAGACCCAACAGTTCACAGCGAGTTTATTTTCAGTGGACCCCACTCAGCATAATTATTCAGAATTAATTCTCGACACACAATATTGAAcgaaacaaaactaaaaatgcCTCCATCTGCATCCGTGACATGTCTGTTCACACAGTCTCAGTTCACGGCATTACACCCAAAACCTTTAGTGGACTGAACGCTAATCTGACTGTTTAGGGCTGCGTTCGTCTCGTAGGTTCTCGGCTCTTTTGAGAGACAAGCCCCTGCGCAGCTCCTGGCAAAAGAAGATGGAGGccaagagggagaaggagattGTAAAAAAATACAGTCAGCAGCTTGCAGATGAGAAGGCCAGGAAAAAAGAGGTTTGTGTGTCGCTCATTGGATGCCTGATGTTATTTTTGAGATTGTGGACCCAGAATGTCTGTCAAATCTTAACTCGGGACAcgtttaatttaataattttagaaaaatgCATAGGACACGGGACTGTGGTTGGACCTAACAGTACCATCACAACAGAACCACGTCTTGTGTTAAACTGCAAATTGTTTTTTAGTTTAATAGGAACTTCAGGTTGACTGATGTTTTCTGGCCTCAAATGATCAAGTccgtttgtttttttgttttttttccccccttaataTTAGTACATCATCAGGTCATAAATTAATTGCAACACCAGGTGGCGCCAACAGTTCAGGCTTTTTTCTTCAAGAAACCAGATGGTGACCGTGTCCTACCTTAATATATTGATTACAGGTTGATGCCTCTTGCCACTTTCTGAGTTGGTCAGGATTGGGTTTGCAAGTTTGGTTGTCAGAAACATTTCTCataatgtttcagtgtttgAAGATGATATCTGAAGACGGCTAATTGATTTGTGTTTCCATGAACATCAGCGTGAAGTCAAAAATATAGTGTCCCCTCTATATGTCATTTACTCTTTATGGGATGTTCCTGAAAGGAAGGATGCAAAGTGCATTTCCATGTCTCtcatccctgtgtgtgtctgtactgtgtgtctgtactgtacTTTTGTGTTTCTATGGCAGCATTCTAAAGCTGTGATTGACATTACATTTCAGGCAGGATTTATTAGGATAGTCTTGCCTAAAAATCTCTTATTCCACTTGGGGAAGCTACTGAAGACTGTTTGAGACTGTTTCTGataaattaacacatttaaaggTAACTGTTgatatgtaatttattataGCTGCTTTTTTGGTCTGACCCTGTGTTCCATTTGGACTGCTTTCATACCACATGCAAAATTAGTCTCACAGGTTCTGAAAGTTTAGGAAAGTACCAGATGACACGTGTGTAATAGGATGAACAATCAGCTTTGAAATCCCCAAGGGTAGCTCAAATATTACTGGGACATCCCTGTGTTTTGAAGAAATTGGATTACGTTTTTTTCTAGCCTGGGTGCCTGTGTATGCAGCTAATTCCCTGTTGTGTTCTAGCCCTTAGAGTATAACACATGAGCTTTGAAAAGGTGGATGCAGTATTTAGTTGCAGGAAGTTCATAGTGGGTATGGGAATGGAAAATCAGGTGCATACATAAGTTTAGAATGTACTATGGTTACACAGGCAGTGTAAGTATATTTGTACAGTTTTATCAAAGGTTCTCTATTATGGGAAATGTTCTGTGCagttaaaaaattgtttttaaagtataactgtttagtatttatatagtgGTGACTGTATTATTTAATGGGACAATCCCTTATCCTAATGCTCTTTATATACCAAGAGGCTGTTCAGGGTTATAGTGGCCCTGCAATGCATGGACTCCAGCAGACCAAAAAGCACTGGATCATGTCTGAAGACCAAAGGCAGCATAGCTCCTTGTTAACCACTAACATGGATTACTTGGTCTTTTAATTATTTCCTTGAGTCCCAGTatgttttgaaatgtgaagCAGATTTGATGTCGAAaggtaacatttaaaaaatgttttgcacgTCCTAAAAAGCCAAAGCCCCCACTGACGAAAGCATcctcttgctctttctgtgtTCCGCAGGAAAAGAGGACGAGAAGGGAGGAGAACCTTAGGAGACGCGCAGAAAACGAGAGGAAAGCGGAGATTGTGCAAGTGGTAAGACTCTCATGCTGACACGCACCACGTCTCTGTGATCTGTTATTGCCAGTTTCATAAAACCACTGTTTGGCTGCTGACACTCAACTGACATCTcactttaaaaatgaagaaCAATTTCAGTGCTtgatatggggggggggggggaattgtGCAGCAGCTTGTCCTTGTAATGTCTTATATTTGCTGTCAGTCTGCTTCCTCTTCAATGTTTAATGTCGTTTTCTGTCTCACTTCCTGATGGCTACTTGCATTCACATATCGTCATTTTCTCTTCGTTCCCTCAGATTCGCAACACAGCGAAACTTAAGaggatgaaaaagaaacagctgAGGAAGATCGAGAAGAGGGACACCCTTCAGGCCCTGCAGAAAACGCCCTCAGCTGTCAAGAAAGCAAGCAAAAGAGAGTAAAAATCTAGTGCTGAGAGGCCCAACAAGTTGTCAGTCTCAGGTATTTAAGATGGTGCATAGTTAAGACGTCTTCCACTGATCATTGAAGCCACACAGCACCCCTGCCTCCTCGTGCGGTCACGTGCATATCACACGTGCTCTTCAGTCGCCTAGCAACATCTGAAATTATATTTGTGCGACGTTTGCTCGGCAGTGCAGATGTTGTTGCTATGGTGCTTCACTTGGAAGCCCTTATAAATCTAGTGTTGGTAGAGTACTGCAGGGTGGGCTTCTGGGTTAGGTCTGTCAGCACCAGGGAACTACTTAAACTTCTTTTGCAACTGAAAgtgaaacaaataatttaacagTTTGCGCAAGCAAGACACCATGaatgtttattgattatttcaGTAAAATACACCCTTATTTAATGCAGTAGTTGTAAGTTATGCAAGTGCCCTTAAATTTAACAATAAATTTAGGAATAAAAGCATAAACGCAAATTAAGGTATTTGGTAGTCCTGATGTAATCGGCAATAGTGTTTTCATAATATCTGTTCATGTAtgacattttccaaaataaatttCTTTATAGAACAAGGTCTGTCCATGTGAATAATTTTTACTTAAAGGCAAACTTGAGATTCAGTCCGTTGAGTAAACAAGCATGTAGTTGTTATAAGAAATCACGTGACTTTTTAGGTTTGGTAATAGCATGGTTATGGTATGGTTTGGAAGAAtggttttgctttcttttttgcatGAATGGAAATTCCCTAAATCTCGCCACAATTTTACCTTTCATTATGTTCAGTATTTGAAATGGCACAGTCACCTGATGTATTTATGGAATGCATAGACATAATGCAtga is a window from the Electrophorus electricus isolate fEleEle1 chromosome 9, fEleEle1.pri, whole genome shotgun sequence genome containing:
- the glb1 gene encoding beta-galactosidase, coding for MVLPRRDAILLFLCVITVPFATAGPSFTVDYKKDCFLKDGEPFRYISGSIHYSRVPRVYWKDRLLKMYMAGLNAIQTYIPWNFHEPTPGLYDFTGDRDLPHFLQLCQDIGLLVILRPGPYICAEWDMGGLPSWLLKKKDIVLRSSDPGYITAVDKWMGKLLPMIKPFLYQNGGPIITVQVENEYGSYFACDYNYLRHLAKLFRSHLGEQVVLFTTDGASVGYLKCGALEGAYATVDFGPGGNVTAAFEAQRYAEARGPLVNSEFYTGWLDHWGEPHSVIPTAVVVKSLNEMLEIGANVNLYMFIGGTNFGYWNGANSPYAPQPTSYDYDALLTEAGDLTEKYFAVRDVIKMYKKIPDGVVPPSTPKFAYGPVEMKKLRTVSESLDILSFSGPVKSPYPLTFVELNQAFGFMLYQTTLPIDCSKPTPLSSPFNGVHDRAYVTIDGVVAGILERDKAISINVTGKAGSHIHILVENMGRVNYGKGINDFKGLVSNLTLGADTLTNWTVYSLSIDEAVRDGLIWEAGVRRASSSANPSPPPAALSQPTFYGGTFQIPDGIPDLPQDTYLQFPNWSKGQVWINGFNLGRYWPSRGPQVTIFVPAHVLSTRAVNNVTILELEAAPCSPGPCVVKFTDTPIINATVKAITPCMREPLNTQHHSWLH
- the ccdc86 gene encoding coiled-coil domain-containing protein 86, which gives rise to MPTSSQEDSPLNETDPETSIPSPNVIRTRSGRSLRTPAAIQKSEVPCLKTTSCRPRKSGLRKPTEEVPAENTDTDTAPSLESVHTDSATSPSEPEGHQVSVLCGEIALNSDQSGEGTADTRVSIDTLKSNRKTTKHSQTCEKGGRMVPLGKPKSGRVWKDRNKQRFSALLRDKPLRSSWQKKMEAKREKEIVKKYSQQLADEKARKKEEKRTRREENLRRRAENERKAEIVQVIRNTAKLKRMKKKQLRKIEKRDTLQALQKTPSAVKKASKRE